A stretch of Carnobacterium iners DNA encodes these proteins:
- a CDS encoding ABC transporter ATP-binding protein, with the protein MAFVEIIDEYKRYKMGDTIIAANDGISFEIKQGEFAVIVGPSGAGKSTVLNILGGMDQADEGKVKVDGVDIAQFNKKQLTKYRRDDVGFVFQFYNLVPNLTAKENVELAAEISKNALDAEEVLRQVGLGERLDNFPAQLSGGEQQRVAIARALAKQPKLLLCDEPTGALDYETGKQILKLLQDTCINTGTTVIVITHNQAIAPMADRIIEINNAKVRKTTLNPNPTAVADIEW; encoded by the coding sequence ATGGCTTTTGTAGAAATAATAGATGAATATAAACGTTATAAAATGGGCGATACGATCATTGCTGCTAATGATGGTATTTCTTTTGAGATTAAACAAGGTGAATTCGCTGTCATTGTCGGTCCTAGTGGAGCTGGTAAATCAACTGTATTGAATATTTTAGGTGGCATGGATCAAGCTGATGAAGGAAAAGTTAAAGTCGACGGAGTAGATATTGCTCAGTTTAATAAAAAGCAACTCACAAAATATAGAAGAGATGACGTAGGATTTGTTTTTCAATTCTATAATTTAGTGCCTAATTTAACAGCGAAAGAAAATGTTGAATTAGCGGCAGAAATATCGAAAAATGCATTAGATGCTGAAGAAGTCTTACGTCAAGTTGGATTAGGTGAACGGTTAGATAATTTCCCAGCGCAATTATCTGGGGGAGAACAACAGCGTGTAGCTATTGCTCGTGCATTAGCTAAGCAACCAAAATTATTGCTTTGTGATGAACCAACAGGGGCCTTAGATTACGAAACAGGTAAACAAATTTTAAAGTTGCTACAAGATACCTGTATCAATACAGGAACGACCGTTATCGTTATTACACACAATCAAGCAATAGCACCAATGGCTGATCGAATTATTGAAATTAACAACGCTAAAGTACGTAAGACCACATTGAACCCTAATCCTACAGCCGTAGCAGATATCGAATGGTAA
- a CDS encoding FtsX-like permease family protein produces the protein MKKKALWKDIFKEIWKSKGRFLSIFAIITLGVAFFAGIKATGPNMIDTADHYYREKNLMDLKVVSTYGLEEYDIKQLQSVENVIVRGAYSQDVILEDSALVTKVFSYPKNATEKSNQYAIISGRLPGKSGEIALDATEVYTSEYSLGDQIDLTTDDEENPLSDKLKITSYKIVGFVNSPQYIENFTRGNSTVGKGTLDGFAVILDEDFDMEVYTEAYLTFSDTKSLLAYSEKYEEKVDKYRSKIENMTKSLPQNRLESIQKEAQIEIDKGQREVDEAKVKLADGQKKLNEAKKELTEGSKDYQEGLATFEKEITSAQAEIDKNSKKISDGKKELATQKENLEAGQTELNKAELTFNERKKSAEAELAAGEKELTANQQILSDSFKAISQSKAEIKNNEEKIQAEKNKLEQGQIKLTQSKQNVKNQKANLISISKIVEKPVGSITQTEIITALAKAQEIDKVLSTSLGQQLTSFFAGNTPAASVKTTIIATNGSITEGENALKVQQNEINQGSAEIEVSENKLNKSKETIEQSQTELEAAQSQLNEAKASFEQQKISAREQLAAGENEIVENQQKINEGKQAIQEAEAELIKGENQLVQGKETLKTEQAKGEAELGKAKASLDEGQDEYNKAAKEFEKKNKEAVEEIADGEADLLTARQELADLAKPEYFVFDRSTNPGYKEYSDNAERISAIAQVFPVFFFLIAALVSLTTMTRMVDEQRLQIGTLKALGYTSGDIAKKFLVYASLASVFGTIIGLVIGYQVFPSIIFNAYGSLYNMPDIRITYYISYGVISFIIAILSTVAAAYAATRVALQSNAATLMRPKAPKIGKRIFLERLSFVWNRMGFIQKVTARNLFRYKQRMLMTVLGVAGCTALILTGFGLSDSIADISSLQYGKLMKYDAIVAFNNEATKEEKEQYQEFIDSQSSITNNMNVLQESYTVSEKDVNTQDVTVFVPEEKEELSNYLLLNNRKSGEVYSLPDEGVIITEKLAKLFGLDIGDTITLKDEDNKKMDGVVKQIAENYAGHYVFMTSDSYMKLVGKRPAYNTQLLMYQANKAFEDKLGSDLTAQPSVAAVSFVSQVSSAVNDTTASLAIVTLVLIISAGLLAFVVLYNLTNINVSERIRELSTIKVLGFYDKEVTTYIYRENIILSLMGIVVGSGLGALLHSFVLQTAEIDMLMFSPDIRLLSYVYSGLLTLLFSGIVMYAMHIKLKNIDMIEALKSVD, from the coding sequence ATGAAAAAGAAAGCACTATGGAAAGATATTTTTAAAGAAATTTGGAAATCAAAAGGACGTTTTCTATCCATATTTGCGATTATTACTTTAGGTGTTGCCTTTTTTGCTGGAATTAAAGCTACTGGTCCCAACATGATTGACACAGCAGATCATTATTATCGCGAGAAAAATTTAATGGATCTTAAAGTAGTTTCAACTTATGGTCTAGAAGAATATGACATAAAGCAGCTTCAGTCGGTAGAAAATGTGATTGTACGCGGGGCATATAGCCAAGATGTTATCTTGGAAGACAGCGCATTAGTCACCAAAGTTTTTAGTTATCCTAAAAATGCGACTGAAAAATCAAATCAGTATGCGATTATATCAGGGAGATTACCTGGAAAATCGGGTGAAATTGCACTAGACGCAACGGAGGTCTATACTTCAGAATACTCTCTAGGAGATCAAATTGATTTAACGACAGACGATGAAGAAAATCCTTTATCTGATAAGTTAAAAATAACGAGTTATAAAATAGTAGGTTTTGTAAATAGTCCTCAATACATTGAAAACTTTACTCGAGGAAACAGCACAGTAGGAAAAGGAACATTAGATGGATTTGCTGTTATTCTGGATGAAGATTTTGATATGGAAGTTTACACAGAAGCGTACTTAACTTTTTCTGATACGAAATCATTACTAGCCTACTCAGAAAAATATGAAGAAAAAGTTGATAAGTATCGATCTAAAATTGAAAACATGACAAAATCTTTACCACAAAATAGATTAGAAAGTATTCAAAAAGAAGCGCAAATCGAAATTGATAAAGGCCAAAGAGAAGTTGATGAAGCAAAAGTAAAATTAGCAGATGGACAAAAAAAATTAAATGAAGCTAAAAAAGAACTGACAGAAGGTTCAAAAGACTACCAAGAAGGTTTAGCAACATTTGAAAAAGAAATCACTAGTGCACAAGCTGAAATAGATAAGAATAGCAAAAAAATTAGTGATGGAAAAAAAGAATTGGCAACTCAAAAAGAAAACTTAGAAGCTGGTCAAACTGAACTAAATAAAGCAGAGCTAACTTTCAATGAACGAAAAAAGTCAGCTGAAGCAGAACTAGCTGCTGGGGAAAAAGAACTAACGGCTAATCAACAAATATTATCTGATAGTTTTAAAGCAATTAGCCAGTCTAAAGCTGAAATCAAAAATAATGAAGAAAAGATTCAAGCTGAAAAGAATAAGCTTGAGCAAGGTCAAATAAAGTTAACTCAAAGCAAGCAAAACGTAAAAAATCAAAAAGCAAATCTTATATCAATTAGTAAAATAGTAGAAAAACCAGTTGGTTCTATCACTCAAACTGAAATAATTACGGCTCTTGCTAAGGCCCAAGAAATAGACAAAGTACTTAGTACTTCGTTAGGACAACAACTGACTAGCTTCTTTGCCGGAAATACTCCGGCTGCTTCAGTAAAAACGACTATAATAGCGACGAATGGCTCAATTACTGAAGGAGAGAATGCGTTAAAAGTCCAACAAAATGAAATCAATCAAGGTAGTGCAGAAATTGAAGTTTCTGAAAATAAGCTCAATAAAAGCAAAGAAACGATTGAACAAAGCCAAACGGAATTAGAGGCAGCTCAATCTCAATTAAATGAAGCGAAAGCATCTTTTGAGCAACAAAAAATAAGTGCTAGAGAACAATTAGCTGCTGGAGAAAATGAAATTGTTGAAAACCAGCAAAAAATTAATGAAGGTAAACAAGCTATTCAAGAAGCAGAAGCTGAATTAATTAAAGGTGAAAACCAACTAGTCCAAGGTAAAGAAACCTTGAAAACTGAACAGGCTAAAGGAGAAGCTGAATTAGGTAAAGCCAAAGCATCTTTAGATGAAGGCCAAGATGAATACAATAAAGCAGCAAAAGAATTTGAAAAGAAAAATAAAGAAGCCGTAGAAGAAATTGCAGACGGTGAAGCGGATTTATTAACGGCAAGACAAGAGTTAGCTGATCTCGCAAAACCAGAATACTTTGTTTTTGATCGTAGCACTAATCCTGGTTACAAAGAATACAGTGATAATGCAGAACGAATATCTGCTATCGCTCAAGTATTTCCAGTTTTCTTCTTTCTAATAGCTGCATTAGTTTCTCTGACAACTATGACAAGAATGGTAGATGAGCAACGCTTACAGATTGGGACATTAAAGGCCTTAGGTTATACCAGTGGAGATATAGCTAAAAAGTTCCTTGTTTATGCTTCGCTTGCAAGTGTATTTGGAACAATAATTGGTCTAGTAATCGGGTATCAAGTTTTTCCTAGTATAATCTTTAATGCTTATGGTTCATTGTACAATATGCCAGATATTCGTATTACGTATTATATCAGTTATGGTGTTATTTCGTTCATCATCGCGATTCTCAGTACAGTTGCCGCAGCATACGCAGCTACAAGAGTGGCATTGCAAAGTAATGCAGCGACATTGATGCGTCCAAAAGCACCGAAAATAGGAAAACGAATTTTCTTAGAACGTCTTTCATTTGTTTGGAATCGGATGGGCTTTATTCAAAAAGTAACCGCTCGTAACTTATTCCGTTACAAACAAAGGATGTTAATGACTGTTTTAGGAGTTGCTGGTTGTACAGCATTAATTTTAACTGGATTTGGTTTATCTGATTCTATTGCAGATATTTCAAGCTTACAATATGGGAAATTAATGAAGTATGATGCAATTGTTGCTTTTAACAATGAGGCGACTAAGGAAGAAAAAGAGCAATACCAAGAATTCATTGACTCTCAATCAAGTATCACTAACAACATGAATGTCTTACAAGAAAGCTATACTGTTTCAGAAAAAGACGTAAATACACAAGACGTAACCGTTTTTGTTCCAGAAGAAAAAGAAGAATTATCTAACTACCTTCTTTTAAATAATCGTAAGTCAGGTGAGGTTTACTCTCTACCAGATGAAGGAGTAATCATCACTGAAAAACTAGCTAAATTATTTGGTTTAGACATAGGAGATACGATTACCCTAAAAGACGAAGACAATAAAAAAATGGATGGGGTAGTCAAACAGATTGCTGAAAACTATGCCGGTCATTACGTATTTATGACAAGTGATTCTTACATGAAATTAGTCGGAAAAAGGCCAGCATACAACACCCAACTGCTAATGTATCAAGCAAATAAAGCTTTTGAAGATAAATTAGGTAGCGATTTAACAGCTCAACCGAGCGTAGCAGCCGTTAGTTTTGTAAGTCAAGTTAGTAGCGCGGTAAATGATACAACAGCTAGTTTAGCAATTGTTACACTAGTATTGATTATTTCAGCAGGATTATTGGCATTTGTAGTACTCTATAATCTAACGAATATTAACGTTTCAGAACGAATCAGAGAACTATCTACTATAAAAGTCCTAGGATTTTATGATAAAGAAGTAACAACCTATATTTATCGAGAAAATATTATTTTATCACTTATGGGAATCGTTGTAGGTTCAGGATTGGGAGCACTCTTGCACAGTTTTGTTTTACAAACGGCTGAAATAGATATGCTAATGTTTAGTCCAGATATTCGACTTTTAAGCTATGTTTACTCAGGGTTGTTAACATTGCTATTCTCAGGAATTGTTATGTATGCTATGCATATCAAGTTGAAAAATATAGATATGATAGAAGCCTTAAAATCAGTAGATTAA